In uncultured Methanobacterium sp., a genomic segment contains:
- the cyaB gene encoding class IV adenylate cyclase: MIEVEVKAHAPQDKGALEEKLVEIGAIRVGDEFQEDIYFNAPHRDFAQTDEALRIRKVTDESSEKIFITYKGAKMDEVSKTRKEIEVGVEDPHKVADIFQNLSFRPVATVRKNRTIYALKDLVITLDEVQKVGSFVEIEKEIEEGNDTKEALDEIFATYSKIGIKDGFERRSYLELMEIQ; encoded by the coding sequence ATGATCGAAGTGGAAGTTAAAGCCCACGCACCTCAAGACAAGGGTGCATTGGAAGAAAAACTGGTCGAAATTGGTGCCATAAGAGTTGGGGATGAATTTCAGGAGGACATTTATTTTAACGCACCCCACAGAGACTTCGCACAGACTGATGAAGCCCTCAGAATAAGAAAAGTCACAGATGAATCTTCAGAAAAAATATTCATAACCTACAAGGGCGCCAAGATGGATGAAGTGAGTAAAACCCGGAAAGAAATTGAAGTGGGAGTGGAAGACCCTCATAAAGTGGCTGATATTTTTCAAAACCTCAGTTTCCGTCCTGTAGCAACCGTGAGAAAGAATCGAACTATTTACGCCCTAAAAGATCTGGTTATAACCCTGGATGAAGTTCAGAAAGTGGGCAGTTTTGTGGAGATTGAAAAAGAAATTGAAGAGGGTAACGATACCAAAGAAGCATTGGATGAAATTTTCGCCACATATTCAAAGATAGGGATAAAAGATGGTTTTGAAAGAAGATCTTACCTTGAACTAATGGAGATTCAGTGA
- a CDS encoding TATA-box-binding protein, protein MTKVEIKVENIVASATLGKSVDLPQVAPALEGVEYNLEQFPGLVYKLKEPKTAALIFGSGKLVCTGAKSIENSKKAIHIAVDKMRTLDPDIPHEFEIKVQNIVASANLDKTLNLEAVALDLENTEYEPEQFPGLVYRLGDPKVVLLLFGSGKVVCTGAKTISDAQLGVEKTKERLSELDLL, encoded by the coding sequence ATGACAAAAGTTGAAATCAAAGTGGAGAACATAGTGGCTTCCGCAACGCTCGGAAAGTCCGTAGACCTTCCTCAAGTCGCACCAGCGCTGGAAGGTGTAGAATATAATCTGGAACAATTCCCAGGATTAGTCTACAAGCTTAAAGAACCCAAAACTGCGGCTCTTATTTTCGGATCCGGTAAACTGGTGTGCACCGGAGCTAAGTCCATAGAGAACTCTAAAAAGGCTATACACATAGCAGTAGACAAGATGCGCACCCTTGACCCTGATATACCCCATGAATTTGAAATTAAAGTTCAAAACATAGTTGCTTCTGCCAACCTTGATAAAACACTCAACTTGGAGGCAGTGGCCCTTGACCTGGAAAATACTGAATACGAGCCAGAACAATTCCCTGGTTTGGTTTACCGACTAGGTGATCCTAAAGTAGTACTGTTACTATTTGGATCTGGAAAAGTAGTATGTACCGGTGCAAAAACTATCTCAGACGCACAACTTGGTGTAGAAAAAACGAAGGAAAGATTATCTGAATTAGATTTATTATAA
- a CDS encoding homocitrate synthase family protein, with protein sequence MKYFVSPYNQSVDLKFPENITVYDTTLRDGEQTPGVCLRTPEKLQIARKLDELGLHQIEAGFPVVSREEKRSVKAIADENLDAQILALSRTKKEDIDTAIDCDVDGIITFLGTSALHLKHKLNVTPEDALNICMNSIEHAKDHGLFVAFSAEDATRTDLDFLKNVYKKAEIYGADRVHIADTVGAISPQGMDYLVRELRKEIDIEIALHCHNDFGMAVSNCISGLLAGATAVSTTVNGIGERAGNTSLEELVMTLLLIYGVDLDYNIGVFYELSQMVEKLTNMKVPDNKPIVGKNVFRHESGIHVDAVIEEPLTYEPFLPELIGHQRRIVLGKHSGCRAVKAKLDECGIAVTKDELCKIVGMVKEKREEGKYINDNVFNDIVRSVRGPFEF encoded by the coding sequence TTGAAATATTTCGTAAGTCCTTATAACCAGTCAGTTGATTTAAAATTTCCGGAAAATATCACTGTTTATGACACTACACTTCGGGATGGTGAACAAACACCAGGTGTCTGTCTCCGAACACCAGAAAAACTTCAGATAGCACGAAAACTTGATGAACTGGGATTACACCAAATTGAAGCAGGTTTCCCAGTAGTTTCCCGTGAAGAAAAACGTTCAGTGAAGGCCATTGCAGATGAAAATTTAGATGCTCAGATATTAGCCCTCTCCCGTACCAAAAAAGAAGATATAGACACAGCCATTGATTGTGATGTGGATGGAATAATCACTTTCCTGGGTACTTCTGCTCTTCATCTCAAACATAAGCTTAACGTAACCCCGGAAGATGCCTTGAACATCTGCATGAACTCCATTGAACACGCCAAAGATCACGGTCTTTTTGTGGCATTCTCAGCAGAAGATGCAACCCGTACTGATCTAGACTTTTTGAAAAATGTTTACAAGAAAGCAGAGATTTATGGTGCTGATCGGGTACACATAGCCGATACTGTTGGTGCAATAAGTCCCCAGGGTATGGATTATCTGGTTAGGGAGTTAAGAAAAGAAATTGACATAGAAATAGCACTACACTGCCATAATGACTTTGGAATGGCCGTGTCAAATTGTATTTCAGGTTTACTGGCAGGTGCCACTGCAGTTTCCACTACAGTTAATGGTATAGGTGAAAGAGCAGGCAACACCTCCCTTGAGGAACTGGTAATGACTTTACTTCTTATTTACGGAGTGGATCTGGACTATAACATTGGTGTGTTCTATGAGCTTTCCCAGATGGTAGAAAAACTTACCAATATGAAAGTTCCAGATAACAAGCCAATTGTGGGTAAAAACGTGTTCCGACACGAATCAGGCATACACGTGGACGCAGTGATTGAAGAACCCTTAACCTATGAACCATTCCTCCCTGAACTGATCGGCCATCAAAGACGTATTGTGCTTGGTAAACACTCCGGTTGCAGAGCAGTGAAGGCCAAACTGGATGAATGCGGGATTGCTGTTACCAAAGACGAGCTGTGTAAAATCGTTGGCATGGTAAAAGAAAAACGAGAAGAAGGGAAATATATCAACGATAACGTTTTCAACGATATCGTACGTTCAGTTCGAGGACCATTTGAGTTTTAA
- the serB gene encoding phosphoserine phosphatase SerB, with amino-acid sequence MIKLIAFDLDNVLIDGEVIDEMAKLTGVDEEISKITSQAMEGKIDFGTALKERVLLLKGASVEDINKVMLEIPLMEGAKDSVKELKKRGYKIATITGSFDCIAQRMKDELDLDHVYSNSLQEEDGVLTGEVTGPLIDGSKKEVLQELMKLEKISAEECAAVGDGANDVSMLEEAGLGIAFNAKPVLKEIADVIVENKDLRELLEIFDENSDKASKKAEDEPKESFPELLSKKKDLEKTLKELTTRRDKLNDEAKVFRQERDELNSQIRGNLDNALKYRDERDQINQEVKKYKKLRDEAHQAYKKMEWTSGRREAVQIEDEIKRLDKTIETRVLDIRKENELVKKVTDLRKKLQGMQEDEESRSEALKFKEVSETHHAKVVELSDQAQETHEKMLEYFRNIDEIRSQADAAHQKFIETREKANKVHEEVKATFGKIRKANKGMDRVKAKERSAEDEVVRKKNSEEKEKAEEIYRKFLEGKKVSTEELLLLQKHNIV; translated from the coding sequence TTGATTAAACTTATCGCATTTGATCTTGATAACGTCCTTATAGACGGTGAAGTCATAGACGAAATGGCTAAATTGACTGGAGTAGACGAAGAAATTTCCAAAATAACTAGTCAAGCCATGGAAGGAAAAATAGATTTTGGAACAGCCCTGAAAGAAAGAGTATTACTCTTGAAAGGAGCATCAGTTGAAGATATCAACAAGGTAATGCTGGAAATTCCCCTTATGGAAGGGGCAAAAGACAGTGTTAAAGAGCTCAAAAAGAGGGGTTACAAAATAGCAACCATAACTGGCAGTTTTGATTGTATTGCTCAACGCATGAAAGACGAACTGGATCTGGACCACGTGTATTCCAACTCGCTCCAGGAAGAAGATGGTGTTCTAACCGGTGAAGTAACCGGTCCGCTGATAGATGGTTCTAAAAAAGAAGTTCTTCAGGAACTGATGAAACTAGAGAAAATCTCAGCTGAAGAATGTGCTGCAGTTGGCGATGGTGCCAACGATGTTTCCATGCTTGAAGAAGCAGGTCTAGGAATAGCATTCAACGCTAAACCTGTTTTAAAAGAAATAGCAGATGTCATCGTCGAAAATAAGGACCTAAGAGAATTACTGGAAATATTTGATGAAAATTCTGATAAAGCTTCAAAAAAGGCTGAAGATGAACCTAAAGAAAGCTTCCCCGAACTTTTATCTAAGAAAAAGGATCTTGAAAAGACCCTTAAAGAACTCACAACCCGAAGAGACAAGCTAAATGATGAGGCTAAAGTATTCCGTCAGGAACGGGATGAACTTAACTCCCAGATAAGAGGAAACCTGGACAATGCCCTGAAGTACAGGGATGAAAGGGACCAGATTAACCAGGAAGTTAAGAAGTACAAAAAACTCAGAGATGAAGCCCATCAGGCCTACAAAAAAATGGAATGGACCTCCGGAAGAAGGGAAGCCGTTCAGATTGAAGATGAAATAAAACGTCTGGATAAAACCATTGAAACCAGAGTTTTAGACATCCGAAAAGAAAATGAACTGGTTAAAAAGGTTACAGATCTCCGTAAAAAGCTTCAGGGTATGCAAGAAGATGAAGAAAGTCGTAGTGAAGCTTTAAAATTCAAAGAAGTTTCTGAAACCCACCATGCTAAAGTGGTGGAGTTATCTGACCAGGCACAGGAAACTCACGAGAAAATGCTGGAATACTTCCGCAACATCGATGAAATCCGCAGTCAGGCAGATGCAGCCCATCAGAAGTTCATAGAAACCCGAGAGAAAGCAAACAAAGTCCATGAAGAAGTTAAAGCCACCTTTGGTAAAATTAGGAAAGCCAATAAAGGCATGGACAGAGTTAAAGCTAAAGAACGAAGCGCTGAAGATGAAGTCGTGCGTAAGAAAAACTCCGAAGAAAAGGAGAAAGCCGAAGAAATCTACCGTAAGTTCTTAGAGGGTAAAAAAGTTTCCACAGAGGAACTACTTCTCTTACAGAAACACAACATTGTCTGA
- the hacA gene encoding homoaconitase large subunit has product MNITEKILANASGAKEVQPGEIIEAQVDLAMTHDGTSPPTINTFNKIAEKVWDPKKIVLVYDHNLPANNIGSAEFQRITRDFARKQGIKKFYCHGEGICHQVLPEESLIKPGMVVVGADSHTCTYGAFGAFATGMGATDMAVVYATGKTWFMVPGALKIEVDGILTENITAKDLILHIIGEIGSYGATYKSLEFCGNTVQDMDVSGRMTMCNMAVESGAKNGIMEPNQAILKYLKERNVTDFQIFTSDEDSVYEKSHYFQVDDLEPQVACPHNVDNVHPVSKVSGETIDQAFIGSCTNGRLEDLRMAAHVLENEKVHPDVRLIVSPASRRIYQSAIAEGIIETFLEAGAIVINPGCGPCLGAHMGVLTAGEVCISTTNRNFVGRMGDPLSEVYLANPAVVAYSAIHGEIRNPSE; this is encoded by the coding sequence ATGAATATCACTGAAAAGATACTGGCCAATGCTTCTGGAGCAAAAGAAGTTCAGCCAGGAGAGATCATTGAAGCACAGGTAGATCTGGCCATGACCCATGATGGAACATCACCCCCCACCATCAACACCTTCAATAAAATTGCCGAGAAGGTGTGGGATCCTAAAAAAATTGTCTTAGTCTATGACCATAATTTACCGGCAAATAATATTGGTTCTGCTGAATTCCAGAGGATAACCAGAGATTTCGCTCGGAAACAGGGAATCAAAAAATTTTACTGCCATGGAGAAGGAATATGCCATCAGGTCCTTCCTGAAGAGAGCCTCATCAAACCGGGCATGGTAGTGGTGGGTGCTGACTCCCACACTTGCACTTATGGAGCTTTTGGTGCCTTTGCCACTGGTATGGGTGCCACTGATATGGCAGTGGTATATGCAACAGGAAAAACATGGTTCATGGTCCCTGGAGCACTGAAAATTGAAGTGGATGGAATTTTAACCGAAAACATAACAGCTAAAGATCTGATTCTCCATATAATTGGTGAAATAGGTTCCTACGGTGCTACTTATAAATCTCTGGAATTTTGTGGAAATACAGTCCAGGATATGGATGTATCCGGAAGAATGACCATGTGTAACATGGCAGTAGAATCAGGGGCCAAAAATGGGATAATGGAACCCAACCAGGCTATTTTAAAATATTTAAAAGAACGTAATGTAACTGATTTCCAGATATTCACCTCAGATGAGGATTCTGTTTATGAAAAATCCCATTATTTCCAGGTGGATGATCTGGAACCACAGGTAGCATGCCCCCACAATGTGGATAATGTGCACCCTGTTTCTAAGGTTTCTGGTGAAACCATTGACCAGGCATTCATTGGTTCATGTACCAATGGTCGACTGGAGGATCTGCGCATGGCTGCCCATGTACTGGAAAATGAGAAAGTTCATCCAGATGTTAGACTCATCGTGTCACCGGCCTCTCGCCGAATTTATCAATCGGCAATAGCCGAAGGAATCATTGAAACATTCCTGGAAGCAGGAGCCATCGTCATAAACCCCGGATGTGGGCCCTGTTTAGGTGCCCATATGGGTGTTTTAACTGCAGGAGAGGTGTGCATCTCCACCACCAACCGTAACTTCGTTGGTCGTATGGGTGACCCCTTATCTGAAGTGTACCTGGCCAACCCGGCTGTAGTGGCTTACTCTGCCATTCACGGTGAAATAAGAAACCCCAGTGAATAA